The proteins below are encoded in one region of Exiguobacterium acetylicum:
- a CDS encoding ParA family protein yields MYMEEKMIAEVKQPILSNLDIVPANNQLNDLDYQIWTTYKDEGLSPFTLLKDALKGVREAYDYILVDTPPAYSLNVGNVLNVMDKVIIPLQLEPYAIKGLKKAVDMVDMFNGRRKDPIEIVGVLATLVRTTALHTELLQQTRTYCQHKGIRMFDTMIKQTIKFAETVAVDSKPTVLLDKLNARDRDIVEVYYELMEEILNEEHTKSV; encoded by the coding sequence GTGTACATGGAAGAGAAAATGATAGCAGAAGTGAAACAACCTATTTTATCGAACCTGGATATAGTTCCTGCAAATAATCAACTGAACGACTTAGATTATCAAATATGGACTACGTACAAAGATGAAGGATTAAGCCCTTTCACATTGTTGAAAGATGCTTTAAAAGGTGTGCGTGAAGCGTACGACTATATCTTGGTAGATACGCCCCCAGCCTATTCATTAAACGTAGGTAACGTGTTGAACGTAATGGATAAAGTCATTATTCCGTTGCAGTTAGAACCATATGCAATTAAGGGTCTTAAGAAAGCAGTTGATATGGTTGATATGTTCAATGGTCGTAGGAAAGACCCTATTGAAATTGTAGGGGTACTAGCTACTTTAGTAAGAACCACTGCACTTCATACGGAATTATTGCAACAAACACGTACTTACTGTCAGCATAAAGGAATTAGAATGTTCGATACGATGATCAAGCAGACAATTAAGTTTGCAGAAACAGTAGCCGTTGATAGTAAGCCTACTGTTCTATTAGATAAATTGAATGCACGTGATCGAGATATTGTAGAAGTGTACTACGAATTAATGGAGGAGATTTTAAATGAAGAACATACGAAATCAGTTTGA
- a CDS encoding tyrosine-type recombinase/integrase — protein sequence MNEELTKEITNEVVIREEAALAFTDSREKLLAVLEDDHLNMEALSDLEIFELFWATELFPVYSQKSPHTKRAYKQDLDYILRFFVTKTQGVKQLTILNLHEYLKEVHDQYAPRTVKRRNAMLRRFLRFLYVNDYHVRDLSVQVKDQMKPEPLRREIDFDEMEAIALAFRHTVKQKKNRELLQLRNETMGYLLLTTGMRASELLALQFKQVQESSPMRYIEFKGKREKWRRIPLSQKSIHLIDRLKQLMKIEGVINPHICFNIRSKDSSISYEALRLIAQLASTQLTSQKNSPHWFRRSFITKLLTNGIPLYEVMSLSGHESITTTNAYLQQLKKAELHIIPYE from the coding sequence ATGAACGAAGAACTAACAAAAGAAATAACAAATGAAGTTGTGATTAGAGAAGAAGCAGCACTCGCATTTACTGATAGCCGCGAAAAGTTACTCGCGGTGCTTGAGGACGATCACTTAAATATGGAAGCGCTAAGCGATCTCGAGATCTTCGAGTTATTCTGGGCGACTGAGTTGTTCCCGGTCTATAGCCAAAAAAGCCCGCATACCAAGCGGGCTTACAAGCAAGATCTCGATTATATTTTGCGGTTCTTTGTCACTAAGACGCAGGGTGTCAAACAGCTGACGATCCTCAATCTGCATGAGTACTTAAAAGAGGTCCATGACCAGTATGCCCCCCGGACCGTTAAGCGACGAAATGCCATGTTGCGACGCTTCCTACGTTTCTTGTATGTCAACGACTATCACGTGCGGGACTTATCGGTGCAGGTGAAAGACCAAATGAAGCCCGAGCCGCTCCGACGAGAGATCGACTTCGACGAGATGGAGGCTATCGCCCTCGCCTTCCGCCACACGGTGAAGCAAAAAAAGAACCGCGAGCTATTGCAGCTACGTAACGAGACAATGGGCTACCTGTTATTGACAACAGGAATGCGTGCTTCTGAATTACTAGCATTGCAGTTCAAACAGGTTCAAGAATCGTCTCCAATGAGATACATCGAATTTAAAGGAAAGCGTGAAAAATGGCGGCGCATACCGTTATCCCAAAAATCAATCCATCTCATCGATCGGCTAAAACAACTAATGAAAATTGAAGGAGTAATAAATCCTCATATTTGTTTTAATATTCGTTCTAAAGATTCTTCTATATCATATGAAGCATTAAGACTTATCGCTCAATTAGCTTCTACACAATTGACATCACAAAAAAATTCACCGCACTGGTTTCGACGTTCTTTTATCACAAAGCTGTTAACGAATGGTATTCCTTTATATGAAGTCATGAGCCTTTCCGGTCATGAGTCTATTACAACTACAAATGCGTACCTTCAACAATTAAAAAAAGCTGAATTACATATAATACCGTACGAATAA
- a CDS encoding DUF2290 domain-containing protein produces the protein MSISLGKLKTEFLFAKKTLQLMDIEYEENLQKSKNLLNSDFSQDFKHASLKKDYYNTYKIARDNQDYTLLLKDFSFFQFGYTLSKDSRIEELRYAYYETPSMVEKYEVFLENMGFTLEEVGNEFFEEYQQFVSEAQLKNHVTSIRYDFSIEQGQELVHPTSHLHIGQENDVRIPMSFIMTPQTFVAFVIRHCYWIQWKEKIKDPEIRDFYLKIHDNNHVLTSHFFTMMEKKDIHF, from the coding sequence ATGAGTATTTCACTAGGAAAATTAAAAACAGAATTCTTATTTGCTAAAAAAACATTACAATTAATGGATATTGAATATGAAGAAAATTTACAAAAGTCAAAAAATCTATTAAACAGTGATTTTAGTCAAGATTTTAAACATGCTTCATTAAAAAAAGATTATTATAATACTTATAAAATTGCTCGTGATAATCAAGATTATACACTTTTATTAAAAGATTTTTCTTTTTTTCAATTTGGATATACTTTAAGTAAAGATAGTCGAATTGAAGAGTTGAGATATGCTTACTATGAAACTCCATCGATGGTCGAAAAATATGAAGTGTTTTTAGAAAATATGGGATTTACTTTGGAAGAAGTGGGAAATGAATTTTTTGAAGAGTATCAACAGTTTGTAAGCGAAGCACAATTAAAAAATCATGTAACTAGTATTAGATATGATTTTTCAATTGAGCAGGGTCAAGAACTCGTCCATCCTACATCTCATCTTCATATTGGCCAAGAAAATGACGTTAGAATTCCAATGTCCTTTATTATGACTCCACAAACGTTTGTTGCATTTGTAATTCGTCATTGTTATTGGATACAATGGAAAGAAAAAATTAAAGATCCTGAAATTCGTGATTTTTATTTAAAAATACATGACAACAATCACGTATTAACATCGCATTTTTTTACGATGATGGAAAAAAAAGATATTCATTTCTAA
- a CDS encoding DEAD/DEAH box helicase, translating into MIEIIIPHSDFEADIEAVKFVDYLKNHQEELSLQNSKLYYRYPLLKEFDENLRFPGFMLVSPLHGIIIFSKDNQSNRTFDEEKIFGLYEDLDELFGFILARLIKIPNLRKKRSRRDLNVQIESVIYTPNYTGDLPNIEDYDHKSVKELGELTALLNSLKTDEISEDKLKDIYSIIDGTRNMPRPTKRDVNPSENLKGAILSKLDSQIATFDQQQRLAALTITDGPQRIRGMAGSGKTIILAMKVALLHIKNPNAKILYTFYTKSLYDQVKQLITRFYRMYDDTDPNWDNIHILHAWGGKSLPGVYYNSCIQNNVKPLTLAEAKKQSYLQGKSENAFEFICDDLLLKTEGNLHRIYDYVMMDEGQDFPKTFYWLCRKLVKNDCLIWAYDELQNILDIELQETLDLFANPYGDEGFSLPDLQQHHPHQNNDIVLHKSYRNPAEILVTAHALGFGIYNDKPIQRLENKDHWEDLGYEVIKGNCISGEETEIKRPLENSPSIISEEYDKDEIVRVHVANNFSSEVEWVCNGILNDIQQKLLPEDIMVICLDDRNIRDYFDSIEDTLSSHNIFVNNVLSSYSGDVFHIKNKVTLTTVYRAKGNEAASVYIIGADSLKNGRLNIVSRNKLFTSMTRAKAWLSVSGTGTEFSYIVEEISTAKSNFPSMNFIYPGIEEIKTLRRELAKENEEMNRKREAMLRTLSELGMNTEEAIKMLQDDNKK; encoded by the coding sequence TTGATTGAAATAATAATTCCGCATTCTGACTTTGAAGCAGATATTGAAGCCGTTAAATTTGTCGATTACTTAAAAAATCATCAAGAAGAATTATCTCTCCAAAATTCCAAGCTTTATTATAGGTATCCTCTCCTCAAAGAATTTGATGAAAATTTAAGATTCCCCGGATTTATGTTAGTAAGTCCTTTACACGGTATAATTATATTTTCAAAAGATAACCAATCAAACAGGACCTTTGATGAAGAAAAGATTTTTGGATTATATGAAGACTTAGATGAATTATTTGGTTTTATTCTTGCAAGGCTGATCAAAATTCCAAATTTACGCAAAAAAAGGTCACGTCGAGATTTAAATGTTCAAATTGAAAGTGTCATTTATACACCTAACTATACTGGTGATTTACCAAACATTGAAGATTATGATCATAAAAGTGTAAAAGAATTAGGAGAATTAACAGCATTGCTTAATTCATTAAAAACTGATGAAATATCTGAAGATAAATTGAAAGATATTTATTCAATTATTGATGGTACGAGAAATATGCCAAGACCAACTAAACGTGATGTAAATCCTTCAGAGAATTTAAAGGGAGCTATTTTAAGCAAATTGGATTCTCAAATTGCTACTTTTGACCAGCAACAAAGGTTGGCTGCTTTAACTATTACGGATGGTCCTCAACGTATTCGCGGAATGGCTGGTTCTGGTAAAACTATAATTTTAGCTATGAAAGTTGCGCTACTACACATTAAAAATCCTAATGCTAAAATACTTTATACTTTTTATACAAAAAGTTTATACGATCAAGTTAAACAGCTAATCACACGATTTTATAGAATGTATGATGATACTGATCCTAATTGGGATAATATTCATATTTTACATGCTTGGGGAGGAAAAAGTTTACCTGGCGTTTACTATAATTCTTGTATTCAAAACAACGTAAAGCCATTAACACTTGCTGAAGCAAAAAAACAATCTTATTTACAAGGTAAGTCAGAAAATGCATTTGAGTTTATCTGTGATGATTTACTCTTAAAAACAGAAGGAAATCTACACAGAATCTATGATTATGTGATGATGGATGAAGGACAAGACTTCCCTAAAACTTTCTATTGGTTATGTAGAAAATTAGTGAAAAATGATTGTTTAATTTGGGCATATGATGAATTACAAAATATTTTAGATATTGAATTGCAAGAAACTCTAGATTTATTTGCCAACCCATACGGAGACGAGGGGTTTTCACTACCAGATTTACAACAACATCATCCTCATCAGAATAATGATATTGTTTTGCATAAAAGTTATAGAAATCCAGCAGAAATTCTTGTCACAGCCCATGCTTTAGGTTTTGGAATCTACAATGATAAGCCCATTCAACGATTAGAAAATAAAGATCATTGGGAAGATTTGGGGTATGAAGTGATTAAAGGTAATTGCATTTCAGGTGAAGAAACTGAAATCAAAAGACCTTTGGAAAATAGTCCATCAATAATTTCAGAAGAATATGATAAGGATGAGATAGTAAGAGTTCATGTTGCCAATAATTTTTCAAGTGAAGTTGAATGGGTTTGTAATGGAATATTAAATGACATCCAGCAAAAACTTTTACCAGAAGACATAATGGTTATCTGCTTAGATGATCGAAACATACGCGATTATTTTGATTCGATTGAGGATACGCTTTCTTCTCATAATATCTTTGTGAACAATGTATTAAGTTCATATAGTGGAGATGTTTTTCATATAAAAAACAAAGTAACCTTAACAACTGTATATAGAGCTAAAGGAAACGAAGCAGCATCAGTATATATAATTGGAGCTGATAGTTTAAAAAATGGTCGTTTAAATATTGTTTCACGAAATAAGTTATTTACTTCTATGACAAGAGCAAAAGCATGGCTAAGTGTCTCAGGTACTGGAACAGAGTTTTCTTATATTGTAGAAGAAATATCAACAGCAAAAAGTAATTTCCCAAGCATGAACTTTATTTATCCTGGTATTGAAGAAATTAAAACTTTAAGAAGGGAACTGGCAAAGGAAAATGAAGAAATGAATCGAAAACGAGAAGCTATGCTAAGAACATTAAGTGAATTAGGTATGAATACAGAAGAAGCAATTAAAATGTTACAGGATGACAATAAGAAATGA
- a CDS encoding helix-turn-helix domain-containing protein produces MSQATISAYERNRSLPSILDIQILATACEQSLGSVP; encoded by the coding sequence ATTTCGCAGGCAACCATCAGTGCTTACGAGAGAAATCGTTCACTTCCTTCCATCCTTGATATCCAGATTCTTGCGACAGCCTGTGAGCAGTCGCTTGGATCCGTACCTTAG
- a CDS encoding alpha-amylase family glycosyl hydrolase — translation MDVINQLATLTHTLPGMPYIYQGEEIGMTGVVFDSIDDYQDIAMKNRYSEEVAKGRNPQEVLSSLQPLSRDNSRKMQWNDSTESGFTDGVPWMRVKNYVELNVEMDLRRENSVFRYYQELIHLRKTNEALVYGDFKDLLPEHPVIHAYERHLDEDRFMIVLNHSDEDVVLPLSPDFQDMVLQNVSNETDTLRPYEARIYKTKNSS, via the coding sequence ATGGATGTCATCAACCAGCTCGCGACACTCACACACACGCTCCCCGGAATGCCATACATCTACCAAGGGGAAGAAATCGGCATGACAGGTGTCGTATTCGATTCCATTGATGATTATCAAGACATTGCCATGAAGAATCGCTACAGCGAAGAAGTAGCGAAAGGTCGAAATCCACAAGAAGTGTTGTCGAGTTTGCAACCTCTTAGTCGTGATAACTCACGTAAGATGCAGTGGAATGATTCGACCGAGTCTGGCTTCACGGACGGCGTTCCATGGATGAGGGTCAAGAACTATGTCGAGCTGAACGTCGAGATGGACTTACGCCGAGAGAATTCTGTGTTCCGCTACTATCAAGAGCTGATCCATCTTCGGAAAACGAACGAAGCACTGGTTTATGGGGACTTCAAAGATTTATTGCCAGAACATCCTGTCATTCATGCGTATGAGCGTCACCTCGACGAAGATAGGTTCATGATCGTCTTGAATCACTCGGACGAAGATGTGGTACTTCCGTTATCTCCAGACTTTCAAGACATGGTCTTACAAAACGTATCAAATGAAACGGATACATTACGACCATACGAAGCTCGAATCTATAAAACGAAGAATTCATCCTAA
- a CDS encoding S8 family peptidase has product MKKQKFIYLLTFLSISGIILWWTLSNDHIPTSKKISIAILDSGISSSEKNVTQYNVIESKKTNDEYGHGTGVFHILKNRLKESGTWDNSTVYSIKVMDNKGNVTKKDFIEGINYAIENNVNLINISFGFNHDDPKIRESINRATMKGILIIGSAGNRFGMQSDYPARYKNVISVNAYDTNEDRVPRYAAKGKIDFIAPGDNVVTKDQLENKIKVSGSSFAAPYITATLASYIAHDSVAQNDLSVFLNNLDKHSTLTKEMESKKEYVGAGMLSLYSKGENL; this is encoded by the coding sequence ATGAAAAAGCAAAAATTTATCTATTTACTTACTTTTTTATCAATCTCCGGAATTATATTGTGGTGGACACTTAGTAATGATCATATTCCAACATCCAAAAAGATCAGTATCGCAATATTGGATAGTGGCATCAGTTCTTCCGAAAAAAATGTAACGCAATATAATGTGATAGAATCTAAAAAAACTAATGATGAATATGGTCATGGAACTGGAGTGTTCCATATTTTAAAGAATAGACTTAAAGAATCTGGTACATGGGATAACTCAACGGTTTATTCAATTAAAGTGATGGATAACAAAGGAAATGTAACAAAAAAAGATTTTATTGAAGGAATTAATTATGCAATAGAGAACAATGTGAATTTAATAAATATTAGCTTTGGATTTAATCATGATGATCCTAAAATTAGAGAATCTATAAATCGAGCGACAATGAAAGGCATTTTAATTATAGGATCTGCGGGTAATAGATTCGGAATGCAATCCGACTATCCGGCACGCTACAAAAATGTCATTTCAGTAAACGCCTATGATACAAATGAAGATCGAGTTCCTCGTTATGCTGCAAAAGGAAAAATTGACTTTATAGCGCCAGGGGATAATGTCGTAACTAAAGATCAACTTGAAAACAAAATCAAAGTTAGTGGAAGTTCTTTTGCAGCACCATATATAACAGCTACATTAGCTAGCTACATAGCTCACGATTCAGTTGCTCAGAATGATTTAAGTGTTTTTTTAAATAATTTAGACAAGCATTCAACACTAACGAAAGAAATGGAATCAAAAAAAGAATATGTTGGAGCAGGAATGCTTAGTCTATACTCTAAAGGAGAAAACTTATGA